The Sagittula sp. P11 genome window below encodes:
- a CDS encoding CaiB/BaiF CoA-transferase family protein: MSALAGLRVLDFSRLLPGPYCTWLLADQGAEVIRVEHPRELAKQAKVFGWDRLDQAGRARQRARDMLARGKKSVCLDIGDPDVQAALRRLAATVDVVVEDYRPGVLNSLGLGYEALSEGNPALVYTSLTLCGQTGPLRDKPGHDPVALALAGVLSRTGEDPDAPGLPGFAAADVATGAHAAFATLAAVMHARATGQGQHVDVAMTDCALVLLANLIARYEDPADLPARGARRADLGLWRCADGAWLVTTDMEPRYWQAFCTAMGRPEFAAWQMDPSRRAEIREGLQAIFATQPRAHWLDHLEKAGTQFAPVNTLAEALNEPHFRARGMVVALDAPGGALTQAGPPVRLGPFETPHPAVLPGTHTAEVLRAAGLSDTQINALAASSAHQTGPSTPATH, from the coding sequence ATGAGCGCGCTGGCCGGTCTCCGCGTGCTCGACTTCTCCCGGCTGCTGCCCGGGCCCTACTGCACGTGGCTTCTGGCCGATCAGGGGGCCGAGGTGATCCGCGTCGAACATCCCCGCGAACTGGCCAAGCAGGCGAAGGTCTTCGGCTGGGACAGGCTGGATCAGGCCGGGCGCGCGCGGCAACGGGCGCGGGACATGCTGGCGCGGGGCAAGAAATCCGTCTGCCTCGACATCGGCGACCCCGACGTGCAGGCCGCCCTGCGCCGCCTCGCCGCGACGGTCGACGTGGTGGTGGAGGATTACCGGCCCGGCGTGCTGAACAGCCTCGGCCTCGGGTACGAGGCGCTGTCCGAAGGCAACCCGGCGCTGGTCTACACGTCCCTGACGCTCTGCGGCCAGACCGGCCCGCTGCGCGACAAGCCGGGGCACGATCCGGTCGCACTGGCGCTGGCCGGTGTCCTCAGCCGCACCGGCGAGGACCCCGACGCCCCCGGCCTTCCGGGTTTTGCTGCCGCCGACGTGGCGACCGGCGCCCATGCCGCCTTTGCCACGCTCGCCGCCGTGATGCATGCCCGTGCCACGGGACAGGGACAGCATGTGGACGTCGCCATGACCGACTGTGCGCTGGTGCTTCTGGCCAATCTCATCGCCCGTTACGAGGATCCCGCCGACCTCCCCGCAAGGGGCGCGCGCCGGGCGGACCTCGGCCTCTGGCGCTGTGCCGATGGCGCGTGGCTCGTGACGACGGATATGGAACCGCGCTACTGGCAGGCCTTCTGCACCGCCATGGGCCGGCCGGAGTTCGCGGCATGGCAGATGGACCCGTCCCGCCGGGCCGAGATCCGCGAAGGCCTCCAGGCGATCTTCGCGACCCAACCCCGTGCCCACTGGCTGGACCATCTCGAAAAGGCCGGAACCCAGTTCGCCCCGGTCAACACTCTGGCCGAGGCCCTGAACGAACCGCATTTCCGCGCACGCGGCATGGTCGTCGCGCTGGACGCGCCGGGCGGCGCCCTGACGCAGGCCGGCCCGCCGGTCCGCCTCGGCCCGTTCGAGACCCCGCACCCGGCCGTCCTGCCGGGCACCCATACCGCCGAGGTCCTGCGCGCCGCAGGCCTGTCGGACACACAGATAAACGCGCTGGCGGCATCGTCCGCGCACCAGACCGGGCCATCAACCCCGGCGACCCACTGA
- a CDS encoding TRAP transporter substrate-binding protein, translating to MLRTTAVIALCLAALPAWAADFNLTYASPYTEAHPYGAADAEWIARIEEQSGGRVDITPYWGRTLITSREGVDELAAGVADIAYIAPIYARSGYDMNRLVPGMFYGYTDPKKVLDVYMELVEQFPVFDEELDGVHVVGYNVGTPMHVLLRDKPVETLDDLQGLRIRSAVDFIGPLAAFGAEGVTMPMTETYPSLEKGVVDGVIAPYEALKSLSFAEVVGYYSELPHSRGAYPSRGINGDVWSRLPEDIRQVFDDNTEWLSLRTLELAQEAEDAGRAYGEEQGVKFNAVAPEVVAEYSESFAPVIREVAEDLDAMGKPGTEVLDTIRAAHTQ from the coding sequence ATGCTCAGAACAACGGCGGTCATCGCACTGTGCCTTGCCGCGCTGCCCGCGTGGGCCGCGGATTTCAACCTGACCTATGCCTCGCCCTACACCGAGGCGCATCCCTACGGCGCCGCCGACGCGGAGTGGATCGCGCGGATCGAGGAACAGTCCGGCGGCCGTGTCGACATCACGCCCTACTGGGGCCGGACGCTCATCACCTCGCGCGAGGGCGTGGACGAGCTGGCCGCAGGCGTGGCCGACATCGCCTATATCGCGCCGATCTATGCGCGGTCGGGCTATGACATGAACCGGCTCGTGCCGGGGATGTTCTACGGCTACACCGACCCGAAGAAGGTGCTCGACGTCTACATGGAGCTTGTCGAGCAGTTCCCGGTCTTCGACGAGGAACTCGATGGCGTGCACGTCGTCGGCTACAACGTCGGCACGCCGATGCACGTCCTCCTGCGCGACAAGCCGGTGGAGACGCTCGATGACCTTCAGGGCCTGCGCATCCGCTCGGCGGTGGACTTCATCGGCCCGCTCGCGGCCTTCGGGGCAGAGGGTGTGACCATGCCGATGACGGAAACCTACCCCTCGCTGGAAAAGGGCGTCGTCGACGGGGTGATCGCCCCCTACGAGGCGCTGAAATCGCTCAGCTTTGCCGAGGTGGTCGGCTACTACTCCGAACTGCCGCATTCGCGCGGCGCCTATCCCTCGCGCGGGATCAACGGCGACGTGTGGTCGAGGCTTCCGGAGGACATCCGGCAGGTCTTCGACGACAACACAGAATGGCTGAGCCTGCGCACCCTTGAGCTCGCGCAGGAGGCCGAGGACGCGGGCCGCGCCTATGGCGAGGAACAGGGTGTGAAGTTCAATGCCGTGGCACCCGAGGTTGTGGCCGAATATTCCGAATCCTTCGCCCCGGTCATCAGGGAGGTGGCGGAGGACCTCGACGCCATGGGCAAGCCGGGCACCGAGGTGCTGGACACCATCCGCGCGGCGCACACGCAGTAA
- a CDS encoding TRAP transporter small permease — translation MRLVEQLLGGIVRGAAALGVLSLLALMALTVVTVTFRAVGVAFPGTYVLAELLLLPTVSCALAYAAWDGAHTKVELLVKSFRPRVAGLSQGLMLLAGTAFWGFVLYAGIEEALRRGRQGETTPLLDIPVAPFRWLMVAAITLMIAVCLLRGLQFIAGREPKE, via the coding sequence ATGCGGCTGGTCGAACAACTTCTGGGCGGGATCGTGCGCGGGGCGGCGGCCCTCGGCGTGCTGTCGCTCCTCGCGCTCATGGCGCTGACGGTCGTCACCGTGACCTTCCGCGCCGTGGGCGTGGCCTTTCCGGGCACCTACGTGCTGGCGGAGCTTCTGCTGCTCCCCACGGTCTCCTGCGCGCTGGCCTATGCGGCGTGGGACGGCGCGCACACCAAGGTCGAGCTGCTGGTCAAGAGCTTCCGGCCCCGTGTCGCGGGCCTGTCGCAGGGGCTGATGCTGCTGGCCGGCACCGCCTTCTGGGGCTTCGTCCTTTACGCCGGGATCGAAGAGGCGCTGCGCCGCGGCCGCCAGGGCGAGACGACGCCGCTTCTCGACATTCCCGTGGCCCCGTTCCGCTGGCTCATGGTGGCGGCGATCACGCTGATGATCGCGGTCTGCCTGCTGCGCGGCCTCCAGTTCATCGCGGGCCGGGAGCCGAAGGAATGA
- a CDS encoding TRAP transporter large permease, with product MTPVLAGVIGIAAMFLAIAFGMPIGFAMGLVGVLGFGLLISFHAAIIKVGVIAFDLATNYAIGTVPLFLFMAHVLFASGIGQDLYDFAARMLGHRRGGLAMATVGASAGFASVNASSLATTATMGLVALPEMRRHGYSLSLASGSVAAGGTIGSLIPPSGMFIIYGILTETSIGDMFAAGIVPGVLLALFYMTVIAVRCRLNPEAGPAGPRYDWAARWQGFRRTGDVIVLFVFVMGGIIWGWFTPTEAGAMGAFGALVIAGLRGKLSIAALRTAVYDTLRTTGMIFGILFGALVFNAFVTVTTIPLNLVGWVGAVDLPPLAVLLIILVLYLFLGMILDASAMMTLTVPLFFPLVTGLGYDAVLFGVLVVRMTEIALITPPVGMNVYVLSSVARDIPLTTIFRGTAPFVLADLLHVALLLAIPALVLWLPSL from the coding sequence ATGACCCCGGTCCTTGCAGGCGTCATCGGCATCGCGGCGATGTTCCTCGCCATCGCCTTCGGCATGCCCATCGGCTTTGCCATGGGGCTGGTCGGCGTGCTGGGCTTCGGCCTGCTCATCAGCTTCCACGCGGCGATCATCAAGGTCGGCGTCATCGCCTTCGACCTCGCCACCAACTACGCCATCGGCACCGTGCCGCTGTTCCTGTTCATGGCGCATGTGCTGTTTGCCTCGGGCATCGGACAGGACCTCTACGACTTTGCCGCGCGGATGCTGGGACACCGGCGGGGCGGGCTGGCCATGGCGACGGTCGGCGCCTCGGCGGGCTTCGCATCGGTCAACGCCTCGTCGCTGGCGACCACCGCGACCATGGGCCTTGTCGCGCTGCCCGAGATGCGGCGCCACGGCTATTCGCTGTCTCTCGCCTCCGGCTCCGTCGCGGCGGGGGGCACCATCGGGTCGCTCATCCCGCCCTCCGGCATGTTCATCATCTACGGCATCCTGACCGAGACCTCGATTGGCGACATGTTCGCGGCGGGCATCGTGCCGGGCGTGCTCTTGGCGCTCTTCTACATGACGGTGATCGCCGTCCGCTGCCGCCTGAACCCCGAGGCCGGACCCGCCGGGCCGCGCTACGACTGGGCCGCCCGCTGGCAGGGGTTCCGCCGCACGGGCGACGTGATCGTGCTCTTCGTCTTCGTCATGGGCGGCATCATCTGGGGCTGGTTCACCCCCACGGAGGCCGGCGCCATGGGGGCCTTCGGCGCGCTGGTGATCGCCGGCCTCCGCGGGAAGCTGAGCATCGCGGCCCTGCGCACCGCCGTCTACGACACGCTGCGCACCACCGGCATGATCTTCGGCATCCTCTTCGGCGCGCTGGTCTTCAACGCCTTCGTCACCGTGACGACCATCCCGCTGAACCTCGTCGGCTGGGTCGGCGCGGTGGATCTGCCGCCGCTTGCGGTCCTGCTGATCATCCTCGTGCTCTACCTGTTCCTCGGCATGATCCTCGACGCCTCGGCGATGATGACGCTGACCGTGCCGCTGTTCTTCCCGCTGGTCACGGGCCTCGGCTACGACGCGGTGCTGTTCGGCGTGCTGGTCGTGCGCATGACCGAGATCGCGCTGATCACGCCGCCGGTGGGCATGAACGTCTACGTCCTCAGCAGCGTGGCGCGGGACATTCCGCTGACGACGATCTTCCGCGGCACGGCGCCCTTCGTGCTGGCCGACCTGCTGCACGTGGCGCTGCTGCTGGCCATACCGGCGCTGGTGCTCTGGCTGCCCTCGCTCTGA
- a CDS encoding class I SAM-dependent methyltransferase translates to MTMTSDHGRLMDDVYRYQRLFYDVTRKYYLLGRDELIERMDVRPGQSVLEIACGTGRNLAAVRARHPEARLYGLDISEQMLISARRKLGAGVVLAQADACDFDAEGLFGTARFDHIVCSYCLSMIPDWQGAMDEALRHLAPGGQLHIVDFGDQGGLPRWFRKGLRAWLARFHVAPRDRLTDALDNLGGRVAGVEHRGLYRRYAVHARVTG, encoded by the coding sequence ATGACGATGACTTCGGATCACGGGCGGCTGATGGACGATGTCTATCGCTACCAGCGGCTTTTCTATGACGTGACGCGCAAGTACTATCTGCTGGGCCGCGACGAGCTGATCGAGCGGATGGACGTCCGCCCCGGCCAGTCTGTGCTGGAGATCGCCTGCGGCACGGGGCGCAACCTTGCCGCCGTGCGCGCGAGGCACCCGGAGGCGCGGCTCTACGGGCTGGATATCTCGGAGCAGATGCTGATCTCTGCCCGGCGCAAGCTGGGGGCGGGCGTGGTGCTGGCGCAGGCCGATGCCTGCGACTTCGATGCCGAGGGCCTGTTCGGCACCGCCCGCTTCGACCACATCGTCTGTTCCTACTGCCTGTCGATGATCCCCGACTGGCAGGGCGCGATGGACGAGGCGCTGCGCCATCTCGCCCCCGGCGGGCAGTTGCACATCGTCGACTTCGGCGATCAGGGCGGCCTGCCACGGTGGTTCCGCAAGGGCCTGCGGGCATGGCTGGCGCGGTTCCACGTTGCGCCGCGCGACCGGCTGACCGACGCGCTCGACAACCTCGGCGGGCGCGTGGCGGGGGTGGAGCACCGGGGCCTCTACCGGCGCTACGCGGTGCACGCGCGGGTGACGGGCTGA
- a CDS encoding DUF3419 family protein translates to MSDTTQALIGEAVYQNRRWSFDTVSDRVFARLFRGLVYPQIWEDPVCDMAALGLTAEDDIVCIASGGCNVMSYLTASPASVTAVDLSPWHVELNRLKLLAAQVLPDHAGFYDIFGHADRPGNEALFDRYILRRLDPEARAFWQGRHGIVRRKALFSRGFHRYGVLGSFLGAVHLVTRLAGVRWDGLLTATTLEEQRAFFDAEIAPLYDTRLVRFAARRRASLFGLGIPPAQYDKLAADAGGDVIPVLRERTRKLFCDFPIGENYFAWQAATRAYKPEGDGPVPPYLEPQHFEALRAAAPRVAVWNRSITDVLAEAPAGSKSVYVLLDAQDWMSDAQLTALWEEITRTARPGARVLFRTGGAADILPGRVPQDLLAQWGYDEAASATAFATDRSAIYGGVHLYRKVAA, encoded by the coding sequence ATGAGCGACACCACGCAGGCCCTCATCGGAGAGGCCGTCTACCAGAACCGCAGATGGTCCTTCGACACGGTTTCGGACCGGGTCTTTGCCCGGCTGTTCCGGGGCCTCGTCTATCCGCAGATCTGGGAGGATCCGGTCTGCGACATGGCGGCGCTTGGCCTGACGGCGGAGGACGATATCGTCTGCATCGCCTCGGGCGGCTGCAACGTGATGTCCTATCTGACTGCTTCGCCCGCCTCGGTCACGGCGGTGGACCTGTCGCCATGGCATGTGGAGCTGAACCGGCTGAAGCTGCTGGCGGCGCAGGTGCTGCCCGACCACGCGGGCTTCTACGACATCTTCGGTCATGCCGACCGGCCGGGGAACGAGGCGCTCTTCGACCGCTACATCCTGCGCAGGCTCGACCCGGAGGCGCGGGCCTTCTGGCAGGGGCGCCACGGGATCGTCCGGCGCAAGGCGCTGTTTTCGCGCGGGTTCCATCGCTACGGCGTGCTGGGCAGCTTCCTTGGTGCGGTGCATCTTGTCACCCGCTTGGCGGGCGTGCGGTGGGACGGGCTGTTGACGGCCACGACGCTTGAGGAGCAGCGCGCCTTCTTTGACGCTGAGATCGCGCCGCTTTACGACACGCGGCTGGTCAGGTTCGCCGCGCGGCGCCGGGCGTCGCTGTTCGGCCTCGGCATCCCGCCCGCGCAATACGACAAGCTGGCGGCGGACGCGGGCGGCGACGTGATCCCGGTGCTGCGGGAGCGGACGCGCAAGCTGTTCTGCGACTTCCCCATCGGCGAGAACTACTTTGCCTGGCAGGCGGCGACACGCGCCTACAAGCCCGAAGGCGACGGGCCGGTGCCGCCCTACCTCGAACCGCAGCACTTCGAGGCGCTGCGCGCCGCGGCCCCCCGTGTGGCGGTCTGGAACCGCTCGATCACCGACGTGCTGGCAGAGGCGCCCGCCGGGTCGAAGTCGGTCTACGTGCTGCTGGATGCGCAGGACTGGATGAGCGACGCGCAGCTGACCGCGCTGTGGGAAGAAATCACCCGCACCGCCCGGCCCGGTGCCCGCGTGCTGTTCCGGACCGGCGGCGCGGCGGACATCCTGCCCGGGCGCGTGCCTCAGGACCTGCTGGCACAGTGGGGGTATGACGAAGCGGCCTCTGCCACCGCCTTTGCCACCGACCGTTCGGCGATCTACGGCGGCGTACACCTCTACCGGAAGGTCGCTGCATGA
- a CDS encoding UDP-2,3-diacylglucosamine diphosphatase, which produces MTDRTIFLSDVHLGTRGCRARLLAEFLAKHEAETLYLVGDIVDGWRLKKGWHWPEDHNAVIQAILEKARGGTRVIFIPGNHDEVFRDYIGLHLGGIELKRRDSFTAADGRRYLVTHGDEFDAVVANAKWLAYLGDSAYAALIWLNPKINMVRRLWSHRYWSLSKWSKQQVKQAVNYICKFEEVLALDARQKGFDGVICGHIHHASIREIGGIRYINTGDWVESCTAVIENAAGEMRLVDWEARKNRQFLLERRARKRARIAAQAAGVERSAQLEQEAQ; this is translated from the coding sequence GTGACCGATCGCACGATCTTCCTGTCGGATGTCCACCTCGGCACACGCGGCTGCCGGGCGCGGCTGCTGGCGGAGTTCCTGGCGAAGCACGAGGCGGAGACGCTCTACCTTGTCGGGGATATCGTCGACGGCTGGCGGCTGAAGAAGGGCTGGCACTGGCCGGAGGATCACAACGCGGTCATCCAGGCGATCCTCGAAAAGGCGCGGGGCGGCACGCGGGTGATCTTCATCCCCGGCAACCACGACGAGGTGTTCCGCGACTACATCGGGCTGCACCTTGGCGGGATCGAGCTGAAGCGGCGCGACAGCTTCACCGCGGCGGACGGGCGGCGTTACCTCGTGACCCACGGCGACGAGTTCGACGCGGTGGTGGCGAACGCCAAGTGGCTCGCGTATCTCGGCGACAGCGCCTATGCCGCGCTGATCTGGCTGAACCCGAAGATCAACATGGTCCGCAGGCTCTGGTCGCACCGCTACTGGTCGCTGTCGAAATGGTCGAAGCAGCAGGTCAAGCAGGCGGTCAACTACATCTGCAAGTTCGAGGAAGTGCTGGCGCTGGACGCCCGTCAGAAGGGCTTCGACGGGGTGATCTGCGGCCACATCCACCATGCCTCGATCCGCGAGATCGGCGGCATCCGCTACATCAACACCGGCGACTGGGTCGAAAGCTGCACCGCGGTCATCGAGAACGCGGCGGGCGAGATGCGGCTGGTCGACTGGGAAGCCCGCAAGAACCGGCAGTTCCTGCTCGAACGGCGCGCCCGCAAGCGCGCCCGGATCGCCGCGCAGGCGGCCGGGGTCGAGCGGAGTGCACAGCTTGAACAGGAAGCGCAATGA
- a CDS encoding extracellular solute-binding protein: protein MKHVMTFTAAATFALTASTAMAETQITWWHGMGGHLGDVVNQIAAGFNESQSDYEITPVFKGTYEETLTAAIAAFRAGEQPNIVQVFDAGAATVIGAKGATIPVQDLLEQNGVDFDIEDYIAGVRYFYADSDGKMIGMPFNSSSPVLYYNADALAAAGVEAPATYEEFEAIAPKLKDAGYTPLVQTHLPWEFVENFHSRHNLPFATNNNGYDGAEGTEILINSPEMAMHFTKVKEWLDAGLFGFHGTSWDDNKAHFLDQSAAMYIGSSGDFGGLTALDLPFEWASTYLPHWASITEEGYQSFIGGASLFAMSGKSDEENAASAAFFEYLTSPEVQYMWHRETGYVPITEAAYEMAKEDGHYDRFPAAETGIKQLMLQSGENTHGYRMGFYVQIRDIENRELAKFLNGETSIEDALSTIEAEGNELLGRFAQTTN, encoded by the coding sequence ATGAAACACGTCATGACCTTCACCGCCGCGGCGACCTTTGCGCTGACGGCCTCCACGGCGATGGCCGAAACCCAGATCACCTGGTGGCACGGCATGGGCGGCCACCTCGGCGACGTGGTCAACCAGATCGCCGCCGGCTTCAACGAAAGCCAGTCCGACTACGAGATCACCCCGGTCTTCAAGGGCACCTACGAGGAAACCCTGACCGCCGCCATCGCCGCCTTCCGCGCGGGCGAGCAGCCGAACATCGTTCAGGTCTTCGACGCGGGCGCCGCCACCGTGATCGGCGCCAAGGGCGCGACGATCCCGGTTCAGGACCTGCTGGAACAGAACGGCGTCGACTTCGACATCGAGGATTACATCGCGGGCGTGCGCTACTTCTACGCCGACAGCGACGGCAAGATGATCGGCATGCCGTTCAACTCCTCCTCGCCGGTGCTCTACTACAACGCCGACGCTCTGGCCGCCGCCGGTGTCGAGGCCCCCGCCACCTACGAAGAGTTCGAAGCCATCGCGCCGAAGCTGAAGGACGCGGGCTACACCCCGCTCGTGCAGACGCACCTGCCTTGGGAATTCGTCGAGAACTTCCACTCCCGCCACAACCTGCCGTTTGCCACCAACAACAACGGCTACGACGGCGCAGAGGGCACCGAGATCCTGATCAACTCCCCCGAGATGGCGATGCACTTCACCAAGGTGAAGGAATGGCTTGACGCGGGCCTCTTCGGGTTCCACGGCACCTCCTGGGACGACAACAAGGCGCATTTCCTCGACCAGTCCGCCGCCATGTACATCGGCTCCTCGGGTGACTTCGGCGGCCTGACCGCGCTCGACCTGCCGTTCGAATGGGCCTCCACCTACCTGCCGCACTGGGCCTCGATCACCGAAGAGGGCTACCAGTCCTTCATCGGTGGGGCGTCGCTGTTCGCCATGTCCGGCAAGTCGGACGAGGAAAACGCCGCCTCCGCCGCCTTCTTCGAATACCTGACCTCCCCCGAGGTGCAGTACATGTGGCACCGTGAAACCGGCTACGTGCCGATCACCGAGGCCGCCTACGAGATGGCGAAGGAAGACGGCCACTACGACCGCTTCCCGGCGGCCGAGACCGGCATCAAGCAGCTCATGCTCCAGTCGGGTGAGAACACCCACGGCTACCGCATGGGCTTCTACGTCCAGATCCGCGACATCGAGAACCGCGAGCTGGCAAAGTTCCTGAACGGCGAAACCTCCATCGAGGACGCGCTTTCGACCATCGAAGCCGAAGGCAACGAGCTGCTGGGCCGCTTCGCCCAGACCACGAACTGA
- a CDS encoding ABC transporter permease subunit has product MKRASFDNPWLPILLLLPQLSIICLFFYWPAWQALRSSFFLEDPFGFGETFVGLQNYARLWTSSQYLKNAGFTVVFSLCVTFFSLAIALLLAVKADSVLRGAKTYRTLLMWVYAVAPPVAGFLALILFNQRWGPMVDFFAQFGWQMKVRLDYFDTAFAMVVASVWKQIPVNFIFFLSGLQSIPRAVREAALIDNRSGISRFWTVTFPLLAPTGFFLLIINITYALFDTFGLIDTILRNNPGDQPVTLVYQVYLDGFRGQDIGGSSAQSVVLMVLVLALTIMQFRLVERRIHYT; this is encoded by the coding sequence ATGAAGCGCGCCTCTTTCGACAACCCGTGGCTCCCGATCCTGCTGCTCCTGCCGCAGCTCTCGATCATCTGCCTGTTCTTCTACTGGCCCGCGTGGCAGGCGCTGCGCTCGTCGTTCTTCCTCGAAGACCCGTTCGGCTTCGGCGAAACCTTCGTGGGGCTGCAGAACTACGCCCGGCTCTGGACATCCAGCCAGTACCTGAAGAACGCGGGCTTCACGGTGGTCTTCTCGCTCTGCGTCACCTTCTTCTCGCTGGCCATCGCACTGCTCCTTGCGGTCAAGGCCGACAGCGTGCTGCGCGGGGCAAAGACCTACCGGACGCTCCTGATGTGGGTCTACGCCGTGGCGCCGCCGGTCGCGGGCTTCCTCGCCCTGATCCTCTTCAACCAGCGCTGGGGCCCGATGGTCGATTTCTTCGCCCAGTTCGGCTGGCAGATGAAGGTCCGCCTCGACTACTTCGACACCGCCTTCGCCATGGTCGTGGCCTCCGTCTGGAAGCAGATCCCGGTGAACTTCATCTTCTTCCTCTCCGGCCTCCAGTCCATCCCGCGCGCCGTGCGCGAGGCGGCGCTGATCGACAACCGCTCCGGCATCTCGCGCTTCTGGACGGTGACCTTCCCGCTGCTCGCGCCCACGGGGTTCTTCCTGCTGATCATCAACATCACCTACGCGCTTTTCGACACCTTCGGCCTGATCGACACCATCCTGCGCAACAACCCCGGCGACCAGCCGGTGACGCTGGTCTACCAGGTCTACCTCGACGGGTTCCGCGGGCAGGACATCGGCGGCTCCTCCGCGCAGTCGGTCGTGCTCATGGTGCTGGTGCTGGCGCTCACCATCATGCAGTTCCGCCTCGTCGAGCGGCGCATCCACTACACCTGA
- a CDS encoding ABC transporter permease subunit: MAEISQTTGRTAARAAERPARKPLRWGAVADHAILIAGAALMIVPLLTMLQMTTIPDAQVMQHGPSLEIGDRFWPNLQKALFQSMSFSGETTGINMFRNSMILGLGFAIGKIVIAMMAAYAIVYFRLRFATLAFWLIFTTLLLPLEVRIVPSYEITQKLGLLNTWTGLIVPLIASATATFFFRQFFMSVPEELVEAAKIDGAGPVKFFIDILVPLSQTMIAAMFIIMFVYGWNQYLWPTMVSTEEDKFTLVQGIKQITQSLEGNHIPEYGRSNLLAILAVLPPVLVVVFFQRWFVKGLTDSDK; encoded by the coding sequence ATGGCAGAGATTTCCCAGACCACCGGACGCACCGCGGCCCGCGCCGCGGAACGCCCCGCCCGCAAGCCCCTGCGCTGGGGTGCCGTCGCCGACCACGCGATCCTGATCGCCGGGGCCGCGCTGATGATCGTGCCGCTGCTGACCATGCTGCAGATGACCACGATCCCCGACGCGCAGGTGATGCAGCACGGCCCCTCGCTGGAAATCGGCGACCGCTTCTGGCCGAACCTGCAAAAGGCGCTCTTCCAGTCGATGAGCTTCTCGGGCGAGACGACCGGCATCAACATGTTCCGCAACTCGATGATCCTCGGGCTGGGCTTCGCCATCGGCAAGATCGTCATCGCCATGATGGCCGCCTATGCCATCGTCTACTTCCGCCTGCGCTTTGCCACGCTGGCCTTCTGGCTGATCTTCACCACGCTGCTCCTGCCGCTTGAGGTGCGCATCGTCCCCTCCTACGAGATCACCCAGAAGCTGGGCCTCCTGAACACCTGGACCGGGCTGATCGTGCCGCTGATCGCCTCGGCCACCGCGACCTTCTTCTTCCGGCAGTTCTTCATGTCCGTGCCCGAAGAGCTGGTCGAGGCGGCAAAGATCGACGGGGCAGGGCCGGTGAAGTTCTTCATCGACATCCTCGTGCCGCTCTCCCAGACGATGATCGCCGCGATGTTCATCATCATGTTCGTCTACGGCTGGAACCAGTACCTCTGGCCCACCATGGTCTCGACCGAGGAAGACAAGTTCACCCTCGTCCAGGGCATCAAGCAGATCACCCAAAGCCTCGAAGGCAACCACATCCCGGAATACGGGCGGTCGAACCTTCTGGCGATCCTCGCGGTCCTGCCGCCGGTGCTGGTGGTCGTCTTCTTCCAGCGCTGGTTCGTGAAGGGCCTCACCGACTCCGACAAGTAA